The genomic DNA atcaaacaacattcaaatggaattttcataagtcaagaaaagtatgtcaaagacattcttaagaaatataaaatgaatgaggcaAAAATCATGAGTACCCCTATGCATCCAGCTTCAAGTTTAGATAAGGATGAGAATGGAAAatctatttctgaaaaagaatatagaggcatgataggttcattattatatttgactgctagcagacctgatatagtgtttgcagtaggcttatgtgctagatttcaaacatgtgcaaaagaatctcacttaactgcagttaaaagaatctttagatatctagtaggtactactgatcttggcctttggtatagaaaaggttttagttttgatcttgtagcctattgtgatgctgattatgctggagacaaagtTGAGAGGAAGAGCACAAGTGGATCTTGTCAATATTTGGGACaagcattgattggatggtcttgcagaaagcaaaacaccattgcactctccacaactgaagctgagtatgtatCTGCAGCCAGTTGCTGCTCTCAAGTTTTATGGGTAAGAAATCAGCTGGAAGACTACTCTCTAAGTGTGCtccccgattttcggatatcaaaccattgattgatttgaatcgtcaatctttgaactctcaatttttattcgtgggaagggaaaaaaatgagtaaaaacccttatcgagactttggattcgggggttggtttcgaatagggaaggtgttaagcaccctaaacgacttcggtactccgaaggaaccgcttacctagattatcttgtgctaaattcatttgcttacttgaaaaattattacctaaaaatctaagtgaaagaatggagggagaagaagtatgtttttggttatttttatttgatttggaaggacaagtcctctgcctacgtacccttttgggaagggatcaaaaccaacgtagttccactcaaaaatttctttggtgggttaggttgattttaagatttttgaagatggttttaagaagagaaagaggcctcaaggcatgagataaaagaaatgagtgaagttgattgattttaaattttgaaaatgattgaagttgaattaaaattgattaagaaaataaagagaaaatgttgctaagaaaaaagatttttttgaatttgacatatttgatttttttttgaaaatgattttttctaaactaacggtgaaaactaacgtaacgtcgtaaaaaattaacggaaagcggtaaataaaatgtggtagtgtcggtgcatgtgtcggtgcttgtgttacctacattattacatcaactcCTAAATACAATCCTAAgacctttatgccaaaataaaaatgcaagaaataaaattatgcaagaaataaaattacatcaattccctatttatacacactaagtcaatgacaaaataaaatgatggaaaaattaaatgtgcatgctataattcaagacaaaaaattaaatagttagtaatcacaagaaatattatgatgaatgagacataagaaataataagcaagaattaagacaaataataattaaggtcatcatataagaaataaacaaaaaaaaaaaatgaaataaaagaaaacaaatagaatggatttttaaaattagagaaaattaaaatagtgagaaaaatattttttggaatttttctaaacacaaaaatgtcaaaaaaaatgtaaaaacagtatttaaaaataaagacaattaaaaataagaaataataaaacattggctcagcaggattaattctggaccattggattaaatcaatggtCCAGATTCAGTCACTGGATTCATCACAGCCgtaggatctaagatccaatggttttaaaaaaaaaaagctcaaaAGCAGAGAAATAACACAGGaaacacagtgaccgtcagatcatAGATCCGACGGTTTGAACAGAAAGCATACCAATGTTCACCCAAATAGACACACACatgattcaaaaacaaaacacacagTAGCCATCAGATCAAggaacgatccagatctgatggctcATAACGCGAGGGAGCACCAAAGAGCATGTACGTGCGTATATATGATTGGACAAAAACAAATGTAGTATAAAAAGggacttcaacaaaaaaaacaacacaaaacacaaaaaaaacttCTCTCCCCTTtgaattctagagagagagagtctgacctctctctagaattccggtcatcttctccgattgGTGTccaactccggcgcggtggccggccgccttacggtggcggcgccgccgccggagtaaAAAAATTTGCTCCGATTCAGAAATTTTTTGCACTTTTAAACATCCATTTTCCTGCTTTACgtgaatccgagcttagatttttgaaaacaagtcccaaacggagtagatctgagtttgaaattaaattttttttttacaaagaaagcACAAAAACGTGAAAGAGAAAGTTTCTACATCTTTACCTCGAGTTGAATCCGTCACGAACTGTTCTTTTTGCTCCAACCTGCTCCTTTTGCTCCGGTTCGGCGCGTCCCTTTCTTCTTCGCGACCTCACGCAGATTCCAAGTTTGGATCTGCTCTCTCTCCGATTCGGTTCCGGCGGGTCCCTTTTGCTCCGGTTCGGTTTGCTTTGTTCTGTTATGTgttgatttgagttggttttatGGATTTGTggtgtttatgttgattttctGGTAAAAAGTTATGAGGATGAATGTTCATGAATATTCAtgaatgttgttggtgatgttcatcttttttgtgattttttggtgTTTGATTCGCATttggaaagagagagaaaagggaaCAGTGTTTTCTATGTGATGGGGACCAATCTGACCCGTTTTCTGACTCTGACGCGGGTACAGTGTTTTTTCTggcccatttcccaatgattgacagtgtatttatagtgacaaactagggttggctctggtacaaatcaatgaccaaaatgcccctgcagctgagacttggagaaaaagactttaacaaataaataaaataaaaacaaaaatgaataaaaaataaaaaaagaggaaggaagaaagtcactcacgtgactttcatttctttgttttttttttctaaaaaataaaaaataaaataataataaacaaactaacctaaaaaaagaaaaaaaaagtcccttcgaaatctgacatgaggtacttcaaagtatcctctctgccgaaattttgtctgaaataattaaaaggacgcgatttttaaaatatgattaaaccttttaaaatgactttATTATGACTAACAAGATTATAAAATGCGctcaaaaagttataaaaatgcagataaaagtttttaaatgattaaagaagaaaaacacgagttttaaatggtaaaaaaaacaaatagaagaGAATGTGGACTATTTTtaaatatggacaaaaaagattttaaatggtccaaatttagggtatgacactaaggtacacaagtgttcctatttattgtgacaatacaagtgcaattaatctttctaagaatcctattcagcattctaggtctaagcatattgaaataaaacatcatttcattagagaccatgttcagaaaaagaatattgcattaagctttgttgatactgaaaatcaattagctgacattttcacaaaaccccttgttgaggatagattcaattttcttaaagaaaaattgttaatcatgaGAAATCCCAATAAAGATTGATTACTGATCACTAAGGGCCTTAAACTAAACCCCTTGATGTCATCTGATACAAATCAGATAGATCCATCTCAATCTCACactcatcagaatgttcctgagttcagaatgttcatcaggtcagaatgttcaagtgatcagaatgttcattgTAATATTCATACGATCAGAACATTCACAAGTTTGTTCATCTGAGTTTATGCATTCATGATGTTCATGAAACTCTTTTTTGTTCAAAACTTAAATTCTGGGTCAAACAATCTCATGCGTGAAATCTCGTTTtgtttttttccaaaaatcccTCCATAATCTTAAGCATTTAATGCTTGGTTATAAGAAGTCATGTTTAATGTTTAACCACCATGTAATGGCTTAAccatcaaatcatccaaaatccattcatcttcccaaacggctactttttcctttctctctcctaGGTGTGGCTTTTTGGCAGTTTTTCATCTTTCCCAATGCTAACTATCATCATATCACTACTACCTTTTTCCTCTCTTGCACGTTTTGTCTATATAATCAGTTACCAACTCTGATTATTTCACTTCCATCTTGTTTCCTAACCTCTCATATCTCTCTTCGCAAAAAATTCAAACTGCTCTATTCTTCATTTTCTGAAAAATGGCTAGAACCAAAACCACATCAAAAGTTTCTGAAGAACATTCTCAACCACCACCATCCAACACCGCTGCTGATCAATCCTCTAATCAATCCTTGAATGAAACTCCCTTACGCACCACTCTTAAGGACGAAATCATCCCTGCAACCAAAACTCAAAAATCCTCAAAACCTGGATCTTCTAAATTCATTAGACCTAGAACCAATCCTACCAGACGATCATCAAGGATGAAGAAACCTTTGAAGAAACCAAAGGTATCCCATGTGAATCTAGTCTCTGACGAAGAGAAGAAAGATTCAAGTATTGATGAAGATTCTGAGGAAGTAAcagaggaagatgaagaagaagattctGAGCAAACTCTCTCTGAATTGATAAAATTAGTGAGAACATCttcaaagaaaggaaagaaggTTGCCACTCCCTCTCCTTCCAAAGAAAGCTCATCTTCTCAGGAAGAGAGTGATGAAAATGGTGAATCTGAAGAAAGCTCTCCAAATGAAGAAGAGAAAGTTTCTTCAAAGAAAAGTGGTAATGGAAAGGAGATGGCCAAAGCTGCAGAAAAGATTTATCAAAGGAGAAAGAAGATTGAAAGTGAAGTTTTCTCTATGTCTGAGGAGGTAGATGAACCTGAAGTGGAAAAAGGTTCATCAAAGAAGCATGGAAAAGGTAAGGACATTGTTGTCTTAAAAACATCTAGGGCTGAGAAAATTGCTTTCAGACCTATGAGCAGAACCAAGTATTTCAACCTTGAAAGTCTGGAAACCAAAGCATGGAATATGAAGGAGTTCACTGAACCTCAAGGATGGACCAACTTCATAACTCTTCAAGAACACACCTATGAAGACTTGGTCAGAGAGTTCTACACCAACCTATCAGTTCAGgaaaagaagaatggaaatgagAAGTTTCTCATCTCATCAGTCAAAGGTGTAAAGATCAAGATGACTTAGGAATTTGTCTCTGAAGCATTTAAGATTCCTAATTAAGGTAATCAACTATACTCTAGTTTTTGGTTTGATGAGTCTAGAGTTAACCGTAACAAACTCATAGTCAAATACACCAAAGAAAATCACACCTTTAACTCCACAAACTTGGAAGATACTCCTAAAATCCTTCACAACATGATTAGGCATTGTCTTTTACCTAGATGTGGATCTTTTGAACTTGTCTCTGATATAGACCTTTGCTTCATCTACCATCTCATGAAAAAGATTAAGTTAAATCTTTGCTTTATCATCATTCAACACATGATTGATTCATGCCTAGCCATAAAACAAACATCTGCTGGACTACCCTATGGAATGCATCTCACTTCCATTTTCCAAAAGGCAAAAGTGCCTCTTGAAGGAGAAAAACGTAAGCTGGATTTTATGACcttttcttccaagaccttaggTCAACTCCACATTACTTCATCTAACATGCCAGTCTCCAAAACTTCTGGACCCTCTGGATCTGGTAAGAGAATttctgatcagaatgttcagaaagCTGTGAAGAAAAGAAGGGTTGAAGAGATTACAAATACCAAAACTCCCTCTCCACCAGCAGAAAATCTGTTTTCTGAAGTCTCCAAGCTTGCAAAGGAGATTGTTAAACAAGGAAGCTCACAGTTTAAAGCCTTGATTGGAGAATCTATGACTAAAGAGGATGCTCAAAAGATTGATGATGCATCTCCTCAAGAAGAAGCTGAGAAAGTTAATCAAGCTGAGGAAAGTAAAGAAATCCCTCAAGATGCTGTTCCCAATTCGGTTGATCAAGATCaaagagttgaagaaaatactGAGAAGAATACTCAGAATTTTGATGAAGATACTCAGGAAGTGACTGAGCTCTTGGCTTCAAACATGAATATTGAAGATGTTCAAGATGAACATATGGAATTCTCAACTGGATTTGATCTCAATATTGAAGATATCAACACTGACTTCAACAATGAAGTATTTCAAGATGGACAAGAAACAGCTCAGGAAACAACTACAGCTCAGAATGTTGAAGGTTCTGCTCAGAATGTTACAGTTCCTGCTGCTCAGAATGTTGAAGATATTCCTGTCATGTCTAATCAGAATGTTCAAGAATTTGATGATCAGAATGCATCAAATGAACCTCTTCCAGATGGCCAGCTGTCAGTTGATCCAATGCCTTTGGCATCAGGATCTCTGCCCTCTGAGGAGGTACAGCGCATGGCCCAAAATGGTCAGAATGTTAACCCATCATCCTCCACCATGGGATCTGTTGCAGGTGCTAACAACTTCTTGGTCTCTGACCTCCTTACTCCACACTTCATTCCTTCGTCCACTCCTCCACCACCACAAATGAAAACCACCACAACAAACAAGCTTCCAAACATGGCTGCTTCATTTGACTCTCTCAATACCTTTGTGTCTGCAAACAAAGAGAAAGTTGAAGCCTCTGGTCCTGCTGAACCTGCTAAGCCTTCAAGAGCAGAGAAGATAGCCTCAAGGGCACTTAGGGTCTCCACCAAGACTCACAAAATTGCTTGTATGCTGGCTGACTGGACTGTCAAAGTTCATGCTCCTGGATTGGCCATTTCACCTCCAGTTTTTGATGACCCCTCCATCTTTGAAGCAGAACCATCTTCTGATTCTGGAGACTCCACTCCATGAATCTTTTCGAAATTCCTCCCTATCCTTTTTTgcagatgacaaaagggggagaagctttatgattcaaagtctttaagtttttctttaGTTATAGGCCCTAAGTAGGTCTAGGTGATCAATTGTTATTGGGGTTTACAAACTCCATCTTTTGCTTTTGCTTGATCACatgcactttgaatttcttttttgtttttgaaccaaaTGTATCATGTAATGTACTTCATGTCTTATatcaatgaatgaatattgattttggttcaatcttgcatttttttatattatgcaatatattatgaaattgagggggagctttttaaagttcttaaaaactctgcataatggattataaaaacgagggggagcattaaaataaatttttaagctCTGTTATTcttcatatatataatcaaaatccttaatcctaaatcataagtttatcatcttcaaaaagggggagattgttgaggcaaaatccctaattaattttaaagataataaaccaatatgattaaagaattaatggactttgattaattccttggtatttaacttgtgctcttgagtgtttttacaaagacaggaacaaggtttagatcataccaagaatcaagaaatcaaaggacatttgaattcatgatctaacactgaggtcagaaagttagatcagaatgttgcttgaagatcagaatgttcaagcagagATCATAAGGTTGTTCTTAAACAAGCCAAGAGTCTCAAGAACTTTGATcaaaggtcatgcaaggcacatgtgacatgggtATATGTCCAGAagagtacatttgcatggatcaatcaagcaataaaggcatatacaaggattatgtcaaagaaggcattcaatgttcatttaagactatgaacattgatgtactaggaatatttcacaaaggaatatcatcctagatgttattatcactgctcttcattattgtttcactattaggatttgattacatcaaatgatagtcttacaaatcatcctaagtgaaacagatggaacattctgatgatcagaatgttcaagctcagctcatgcttactttatgaacagtatagtaggtgaaaagcaaaaagcaaaagcaaagcaaatctgtcatcttcaacaagagatagacacgtctgagagttggtactgaacaaggacaacacaatctctcaaagcatgggcatgaagatgcagaatcccactaaatcctcctgcaccggttccaagacaaaatctgggaaaggaacattctgatgtatgaagaaaagtccatacattgattattgtccagaaattcatatgaaaagcatatgcatagcccagaacttcatgtgttcattcatacatgatgaacccagatgaagaacatgatgaacccagatgaagatcatcatgaacacaacaacattctgatgttcatcagagatcagaatgtttgcccagaatttcaagttaaagcttgtgggacccaagacacatggcataacaccattggacatcctacaacggctatattggctcaaagactctataaatagagatcaaggcattagcaaaacttgcaccattgcaaaacatacaagaaaacaacaaagattgtttgaagctcttgcaaaactgaaattgatcaatctctaaggctttcgtttacttagtgcaaatcaatactcccTGTTATCTGAAAGatatcttcttccttctcttctcttctgtttgattcaacaaacattcaacctccatacaaattataacaaagtctcatctagctttaggggtactaaagtgttagtttgagcaaaggttgtaaaagtctaagtggttaacttagcaacaaggtgcaagcctgccgaggcttagagaatacagagttgtaattgttcaggtgaacaaagattgtaaggtgcaggacttgagaggttatctcaagcaccatagtggaaactctcacaagattgtgaggagtggactagcccacgttgggtgaaccactataattctctgtgtgttctttccttcttctctatactctttaattatagcatacacaacacacacttgcACATTgactttattaaactgtttctgtgtatgaacttcagaacgttctgaagtcagaaagttaacttaactattccaagtaaactacttgagaatcacttttaagtttcaggataatttttaaagggtcacaattcaaacccccccttccttgtgactattttatctacttcaagaGTTACTCATGGAACACGTTTTTCTTTAGGTTTTACTAGTTTTAATAGTTGGTGAGTACAGTTGAACACATTCTTTTACCCTTATTAATGAATCATTACACTCAATCCACTCCAATTTCACAAACTTCTCCCTACTACCCATCAATCCTTCACAATTTCTCATT from Medicago truncatula cultivar Jemalong A17 chromosome 8, MtrunA17r5.0-ANR, whole genome shotgun sequence includes the following:
- the LOC120577492 gene encoding nucleolin-like, which produces MARTKTTSKVSEEHSQPPPSNTAADQSSNQSLNETPLRTTLKDEIIPATKTQKSSKPGSSKFIRPRTNPTRRSSRMKKPLKKPKVSHVNLVSDEEKKDSSIDEDSEEVTEEDEEEDSEQTLSELIKLVRTSSKKGKKVATPSPSKESSSSQEESDENGESEESSPNEEEKVSSKKSGNGKEMAKAAEKIYQRRKKIESEVFSMSEEVDEPEVEKGSSKKHGKGKDIVVLKTSRAEKIAFRPMSRTKYFNLESLETKAWNMKEFTEPQGWTNFITLQEHTYEDLVREFYTNLSVQEKKNGNEKFLISSVKGVKIKMT